From Daucus carota subsp. sativus chromosome 6, DH1 v3.0, whole genome shotgun sequence:
CATCGTGTATGTAGAGCACATATAGGTTTTACATTGAAGTTTTATGAACCAACATGCTAGTTCCTCCAATATGTGTATAATCATTATTACTGACCAAGGAAATGATGCAGTAGCTACACATATTTCTAGGTCATGCCCTGATATGACCAGCGTGGATGTTCACCACTACATATCATTCAGTTAAGGAATTATAGTATTGTTGTAAAAACAACTCGGTTCCAGGCTGTCTGCTGCAAGAAAGGTAATAAGACTTAGTAATGCAAGGTTATACTGCAGCAATGTGAAAGAACTGATGCACAGGGGAGAAGTCACTCTTAAGTTTCCCAAGCTtacatttatgaaaaaaaatatttcaatatactcatgaaaaaaaattaaaattgtggggtgcaaagtgaaaacatgaaatctgttaactttaacggtcaattaacggagagtggtcaaaagggtgcaaaacgaagcgcttttcaaattttagggtgcatactgccaaaaaaaattgtttgagaccaaatcgaaaaagcgcataaacataaggggtgcaaattGTCAATCACTCATTAATAAACCCAAATCATCTAAAAGCATCTACAACGGAGTTGATTAAATTAGTTAACTAAACTGGATCAAcagtatattatataaaatttgttaaacccTAAGACAATGTGCTTCGATtgtattgaatataatttaaaagttagatgttattaatatttagattgttataagtagaatatatcatttcgatgtgataataaatgatgtataatCTTTCTACAGATTTATCACATGCATACAGAGATTGAACGAATATAGTCATTTATAGGAGcttggctataattatagaaaATGAGAGAACGGTTGGACAATAACATTTTCAAgagattattcatatttttcaattttaggtatgccaactcacttttaATTGAGGGGTTTTGGTGGTTGGAGTtactttaataatatttattaaatatgggGAACTTTGTTCTCCTCtaaactaatattaatatatacatacacatggaccagtgatcaaatacaagccaattattaaatacaaactaaaatttgGTTTGGTAATCATTGTTTACAACTATAAAAATCACTAATAATCACTGTTTTATATAGTAAAATCAGCAATTTTTTCTTTCATAAttaagaaaatctacttatgtTAACTATTGGCAGTTGATATTGGTGATCGATTGGAGTGGGAGGTCCATGATGGTAGTATGTGATGAAAGTAGGTGTATGATGGTGGTGAATATTAGTTAGTTGTGATAAATTGTAATGGTAAGTGACGGATAATATTACATTGTCATTGAcggataatattataatatggtGGTAAGTATTAGCTAGTTGTGATAAATTCTTATGATAAATGAcggataatattatatatataggcaattgttaaaatacaaactattaaaataaaaactaaaacacaaaATGAGAAATTATAGGTGAACGACATCACCACCCGATATATGTTATCACCCACCAAGAGCCCACTCTTgtccccactcaatccacctcgAGTCCACTAGAGCCTCGTCAAGACTCCTCACAGGTCCTGGACATGCTCTAGACAGCCTTAACAGCCAAAACTTGGCCCCACTATGGTCCACTAGGCCTCAATCCTACTTTACTAGGCCCCTCTTAGATCTCGTCTAGGCCTATCTCGGGGTTCATCCTCAGtctcaaaatttttattattctacttaatcgcattggttCGTATTTAGTTGgtattttagtagtttgtattttagtaggatcctatatacatatatgaaataGCGATTTGTGATGTACACGTACAAACTAGTGATTTACGTAGTTGAAATTAGTGATTAAAATTTGGTCCGagattgatttttattttgtcGGCTCATTTGATTTGTATTAGAGTTATCCTCTTTGTATACCCGTGAAGTAAATGAGTCATTAATTGTTTGTTAGTTTGGTattatcatttattattgtTAGATCTCTTATATTAAAGAGGACAAAATGTTAGATTTAAAtccaatataacataatattcTACATTCTAATTTGAAGATGCTACTAAATATTTGAGTTCATGAGAGCATCTTCAACCATGGAAAATCcttagctaaaatgtgagttgacatatcaaaaataaaaaatatagttaacCAGTCGAAAAATTCAAACTCAACCATATCTAtctgttatctataattttggCCAACCTTCTatgaatgattatatttgtcgaacctctacaagcCTACAAGAAATTTGTATGGAAGAttgcatatcatttattaacatattgaactgatatattccattttaacaatctaaaatattaataacatattatatttaaattataaccaatcaatataattaataccattgaagcacaatatcttacaggttcagcaaattttgcacaatgtcttacaagtcTAGTTTAACCGACGATTATAGTCAACCCCATTGGAGATACTCAAGCGATATACTGAAACTAATCATTTGCATAGTCCAAATTCCATAATTTTGGTGaattttgattggctctcaatctttataatggtggaccccctgcaaattcaccgatcacaccaataaaaatccaccaaatacactagacaaacccttaaaagaattatttttgTACAAATAAAGAGGAGTAATTAAATTTGCAGTACTAGAATGAAGGGAGAAATACGTGAGTAATGATCTCTCTCATTCAATAGCTATGAAACCGTATCTCCCCAACCAACCCAAATTTCAGTCAATAAAACCAAAAAAACTGAGCAGAATAGTCATGGCAATGACGACTCAtgcatattttcaaatttattaaaaacaccatatttagtaaattaaatattaaattcaccCATGCCAGCTAATCATGACCAGCTCATTCACTGAACCACATTCTCATCCTCACATCATTTTGTCTATATAAGCCTTTAAGTTGAGTAGATTTCAATGCACTATTTAGTGAAGCAAGGCTCTGAACTGGAGATATCATTTCATATCTCTGGTTAAATAAATATGGGGTTTTATTGTAGATTTTCATGCAGATTGTTAGTGAGTTTAGTGTgtttttggttgtttgttaCAAGTTATAGTGGCATTGAAGCAGCTGAGGAGATCAAGGTGGAGAGAACAGCCGATGATCAACTCAATGGTTTCGTTCTCGATAACTTGCAGGAGATTCGGATGAAACTTGTCGCGAATGGCATCGGCTTGACGCCGCAAATGGGGTAATTATGTTCTTCACACTCTGCTGATTTTCGTGTTTTAAGAATGTTTTGTTGGTCCGTGCTGATTTTCGTGTTTTAAGAATGTTTTGTTGGTCCGTCTAACGTCCTGTTCCAGAGTTTTTTTTTACGGCGGAAGAGTaggaatgattttttttgtggtattgttaatttttttatgtgtttttggAAGTGAAGAAAAAGTAACAATGATAAAAATATGTGGAGACTGAATTACATGAAGATTTTGTGATAATTTCTTTTCCGATCATACCAAAGGTATTAGACAGCATATAGAAGGAACCAACCCCTCTCTCCGTGCACGGGGATTTTAATGGCGGCTGAACCAGAAATTGAAATGACAGAAAGAAATCAGCCAAGGTTTTATAAAGAAATCGGCTAATTTTAAGGGAAAAAAACAtgattgaaataaaatatttattcatttttctAGATTGAGACATAACTTCGGTCCAGATTAGCCTCCCCCAGTTCGGCCCTGCAAAAACGTATTACAGAGCCTTCCACAATCTTTATGCTTGTGTGATTAATAAGTTTTTTAATAGTTTATGAAATCACACTACATATCTTTTCTCATATCagttgaaaacaagtttatCTACATTTGCATGAGAATTTATGCCCATGGACCATTACTGaaaagaacagaaggagatTTTTTTCAAGCGTGTCGATGTCGATTTCTTgtgataaataatataaaggAAACAAATATACAAGTCCAAATCATGGGTcattttatattcattattaGATCCACTAgacacaaaacacacacacacaaatcacTGTAATTTTACTGCAATCTTAAGCTGTCCTGTCGGTGGTTTTTAACCCTACCATTGTAGACGATGAGTGATAAGTACTTGACAACAGAACAATATTTTGTACTGCAGATTTGGTTTTATTTTCTCAGCATTAATAATTTACAAGTTTTTATGTTTTCGATTAATGATCAGATGGAATAGCTGGAACCACTTTCAGTGCAACATTAATGAGCAGATGATCCGAGAAACAGGTTTCTTTTTAGCTCTGAAGCTTAAACTCTTGGTCGTGTCCTTATCTAGCTACTTCCTCTCAGTGCGGATTCAGGATTCTGAAATTGCCGGGGCTGAAATTAATAATGGCTAATGTTTCGATGCTAACAGGgacttgaaataaaattttcactCATTTCTAACTAAAAATCAGGATTTGAAttgaaagttacatattataatttcaCATTCTGACAGGGCTTTTAGCCTAGGTTAGCCCCCCTTGTTTCCGCCCCTGCTTCCTTTGTTCCTGAAAATTTGTCGTTTCAACTTCTGGCATTATGTTAAGTAGGAGAGAAAACATAGTtagatttcattttttatgtTCTATGATTCTTATAGCGATTAATTAATGTGTATTTCTGATTTTATAATGATAGCTGATGCAATGGTATCAACCGGACTTGCTGCAGCAGGGTACAAGTATGTGAATCTGGGTAAGGATGAGACAACAAAAATTTGGAATTACATATTATCATAACATGTGACAATCTATCTTTCTGttgattatatatacatatatttaattttaagctTTGTTGTATGTCAGATGATTGCTGGGCCGAGCTCAATAGAGATTCCCAGGTACTTGACTTTTAGCATTTTCTTGATTATGATTATTAGTTATTATTACAATGCTAATTATTTCGGTACTTAATTTAGTTGCTAATCTGTTTTTGACAGGGTAATATGGTGCCTAAACGGTCAACATTTCCTTCTGGAATCAAAGCACTTGCAGATTATGTTCATAGCAAAGGCCTAAAACTGGGAATTTACTCTGACGCTGGGTAAAATCTCGATAGAGTTTATGTGAcaaaatttgtttttctttgtgGACAATATATACTTAAATGCACAAGCAAAGAATTAATGCATGAAGAGCAGATGTTAAACGATACAAACTTATTTAACGATGTTTACTTACTAAGTCGTTCTGGTATGTATTTCTTGCAGAGTCCGAACATGCAGTAATCTTATGCCAGGATCATTAGGACATGAAGAACAGGATGCCAAGACTTTTGCTTCTTGGGTAATTTAGTTTATTTCTGTATGCATTAAAATTAAGAAACCATaaacttatatatatgtaataatatGATGATCAGACGAGGCAACTCTATAGTTGTATGGGGCTAGAGATTAAAATATATCGTTTTAACAGGGAATTGATTACTTGAAGTATGATAATTGCTTCAACAACAATGTAACAGCTCGACAAAGGTGGCCTTGATCTCTTATTAGTGACAAATTTCTTCCTAGCATTGAAAATTGAACAAAACTAATATActtttgattcttaatttaacatGATTGAAATGTATAGGTATCCGATTATGTCCAAAGCCTTGCAAAACTGTGGACGACCCATTTTCTTTTCCCTATGTGAATGGTGAGTTAGAATTCTTTCGATTCTTATGTGTGATTCATATTCTATTATCTGTGTTACAACTGAAAGTTTTATCTGTGTTAATCTCTTTGTtcatgttttaaaaattaaagaatcAGAAGAATCCTGATGATGGTTGGTTTCAGGGGACAAGAAGATGTAGCTACTTGGGCACCTGGTATTGCAAATAGTTGGAGAACAACGGGAGATATAGTTGATAACTGGAATAGGTAAGGgagaaaaaatcaaataaattcttGATGAATCTTCTCTAATTACATTCTAAATAATGGAGTTTAATGgtaaaatctaattttttattttcgataGTATGAGTTCTTTAGCTGATCAAAACAACCAATGGGCATCATATGCTGGTCCTGGCGGATGGAATGGTAAATTCAACATATATCTTCATGTACTGTAAATCGTTCTTTGTTTAGGGAATTACTTGCAACATTCCAAGAGATAAGCCATAAGATTCTAATTTGGAGTTACCTGCAATTTGCCCTGCAGATCCTGACATGTTAGAGGTCGGAAATGGTGGAATGTCAGTAGAGGAATATCGATCACATTTTAGCATATGGGCAATAGCTAAGGTATGTAAGTGTTGGGACCAACTGACCATGTGTTGTATTCAGAGAAAACTTTTCTTTATCCAAAGAGGGGAGAGGGCAATTATCGAACCTCAGTTCATATTAACTGAATACGTCTTTACCACTAGGCCATCATCCATTCCAATGATAACAGAACTATATATAATCATACACTTAATTAAGACATATTTATCAATAACTTAAAAAAAGACATTTATCAAGTTTATATACGTTCTTTCAAAGAATTTCTATTAGCAATTGCTCGTGTTTGTAATAAAATGCAAAGGTTTCCGCATGAATACTGAAAATGTACATGTATGTACAGGCACCTCTGCTAATTGGTTGCGACATTCGTGCAATGAACAATGCAACCCATGCAATACTTAGCAACAAAGAGGTTATTGCAGTTAATCAGGGTAATCAAGCTGAAAACATGCAATGCTCTCATGCTCCTTTTTGTCGATATTCTCAGGAAGTAACAACTAATATTTTTTCCGTACTGGTTCATGCTCAATACAGACAAACTTGGGATTCAAGGGAAAAAGATTAAATCAAATGCAAATTTGGAGGTACcattatttttacatgttcAATCCTTCCTGTTTTTGAatcattttaagaaattttggcTAGTCGTCGGTTGCAGAACTGAAATTACCTTGGCTTTTAGTATTAGGGTTTATCCCATCTTTCTTTGCG
This genomic window contains:
- the LOC108224678 gene encoding alpha-galactosidase — protein: MGFYCRFSCRLLVSLVCFWLFVTSYSGIEAAEEIKVERTADDQLNGFVLDNLQEIRMKLVANGIGLTPQMGWNSWNHFQCNINEQMIRETADAMVSTGLAAAGYKYVNLDDCWAELNRDSQGNMVPKRSTFPSGIKALADYVHSKGLKLGIYSDAGVRTCSNLMPGSLGHEEQDAKTFASWGIDYLKYDNCFNNNVTARQRYPIMSKALQNCGRPIFFSLCEWGQEDVATWAPGIANSWRTTGDIVDNWNSMSSLADQNNQWASYAGPGGWNDPDMLEVGNGGMSVEEYRSHFSIWAIAKAPLLIGCDIRAMNNATHAILSNKEVIAVNQDKLGIQGKKIKSNANLEIWAGKLSKNRIAVVLWNRGASTAWITAYWPELGLAPYTEVNARDLWRHQTYKVKGKIYRKVKPHDCKMYVLSPV